A window of the Serratia sarumanii genome harbors these coding sequences:
- a CDS encoding replication initiator protein A — protein MSSRNSGLKPIGAVIGDSGGLLERLENIRKRNSDRTAAAERGRPSNVSTVHEQMERAKERDKALSLVRRPPQGDAQPDFFVPSLYDVGGRDNRSVMDVAVFRLSKKDKRAGELIRYDLPDGYVEVSAGAHGMASVWDYDIVLMMVSHLTEAMNRYREGKGGKPGRVFRLHVSDILRFARRGNGSSQVQGVEAALDRLRGTTIKTVRESGKFRTTEAEGLIARYRVLSRTDTKKISSVEIEAPEWIYREVTEGKRPEVLTVHRDYFLIEPGIGRFIYRLARRAAGRDSAKWAFKTLYERSGSGGSFKKFCFFLRGIIKADDLPEYALCEEAGKDGPLLVMRHRNSSSEPLGGS, from the coding sequence ATGAGTAGCCGAAACAGCGGTCTCAAGCCCATAGGCGCGGTAATAGGCGACTCTGGCGGGCTACTGGAACGCCTTGAAAATATCAGGAAGCGGAACAGTGACCGAACTGCGGCTGCTGAACGCGGTAGACCGTCTAACGTCTCGACCGTGCATGAACAGATGGAAAGGGCGAAAGAGCGGGACAAAGCGTTGTCACTTGTCCGCAGGCCTCCACAAGGCGACGCCCAGCCAGATTTTTTTGTGCCCAGCCTTTATGACGTGGGCGGCCGCGACAATCGCAGCGTCATGGATGTGGCCGTGTTCCGTTTGTCCAAGAAGGACAAGCGAGCCGGAGAACTGATCCGCTACGACCTGCCGGATGGATACGTGGAAGTGTCCGCAGGAGCGCACGGAATGGCCTCCGTTTGGGACTACGACATTGTGCTGATGATGGTGTCTCACTTGACCGAAGCTATGAACCGCTATCGAGAAGGAAAGGGTGGCAAGCCGGGGAGAGTGTTTCGGCTGCATGTTAGCGACATCCTCAGATTTGCCCGACGTGGTAACGGTAGTAGTCAGGTTCAAGGAGTGGAAGCCGCGCTAGATCGGTTGCGGGGTACTACCATCAAGACAGTGCGCGAAAGCGGCAAGTTCCGGACAACCGAAGCCGAGGGGCTGATCGCGCGCTATCGTGTTCTGTCACGCACGGACACCAAGAAGATAAGTTCTGTCGAGATTGAAGCCCCCGAGTGGATTTATCGAGAAGTCACCGAGGGCAAGCGGCCGGAGGTACTTACAGTACATCGGGACTACTTTTTGATCGAGCCGGGCATAGGACGCTTTATCTACCGACTGGCTCGCCGTGCCGCAGGCAGGGATAGCGCTAAATGGGCTTTCAAGACCCTTTACGAACGCAGCGGAAGCGGTGGCTCGTTCAAAAAATTCTGTTTCTTCCTTCGCGGGATCATCAAAGCCGATGACCTGCCTGAATATGCCTTGTGCGAAGAAGCG
- a CDS encoding helix-turn-helix transcriptional regulator, translating to MERELRSARKVLISKKQLLEMIPLCERTIYNFEKQGKFPQRIALSSRKVVWDLAEVEAWIDACKHSGSAPRPGMGA from the coding sequence GTGGAAAGAGAATTAAGGAGCGCGCGTAAAGTTCTCATTAGCAAAAAGCAGCTGCTAGAGATGATTCCACTGTGCGAGCGCACGATCTACAACTTCGAAAAGCAGGGGAAATTCCCTCAGCGCATCGCACTTAGTAGCCGCAAGGTCGTGTGGGATTTAGCCGAGGTCGAGGCATGGATTGATGCATGCAAACATTCCGGCTCGGCCCCTCGTCCCGGAATGGGCGCCTGA
- a CDS encoding tyrosine-type recombinase/integrase — MLTDTKLRNLKPKDKLYKVNDRDGLYVAITPAGSISFRYNYSIHGRQETITFGRYGVGGITLAEARERLGEAKKMIAAGKSPAKEKARDKARVKDAETFGAWAEKWLRGYQMSETTRNMRRGTYERDLKPKFGNRKLIEITHEDLRALTDAIVEQGRPSTAVVCREIMMLVFRWAIERGQKVENPADLVRPSTIAKFEPRDRALTPEEIGLMYQYMERIGTTPSIRAAAKLLLLTMVRKSELTNATWSEINFIDALWTIPKERMKRRNPHLVFLSRQVLEIFTALKTFAGGSEYVLPSRYDSDLPMSSATLNQVLTLTYRLAQKEGQSLGKFGPHDLRRTASTLLHEAGYNTDWIEKCLAHEQKGVRAVYNKAEYRDQRRAMLQDWADMIDEWTIRKPRLKD, encoded by the coding sequence ATGCTGACTGATACCAAGCTGCGCAACCTCAAGCCAAAGGACAAGCTCTATAAAGTGAATGACCGTGACGGGCTCTACGTGGCCATCACGCCTGCGGGTTCGATTTCATTCCGCTACAACTACTCGATCCACGGCAGGCAGGAGACCATCACCTTCGGCCGTTACGGTGTCGGCGGGATCACGCTAGCGGAAGCCCGCGAACGGCTGGGCGAAGCCAAGAAGATGATCGCCGCAGGGAAGTCACCGGCCAAGGAGAAGGCACGGGACAAGGCACGCGTCAAGGATGCTGAGACATTCGGCGCGTGGGCCGAGAAGTGGTTGCGCGGTTATCAAATGAGCGAAACCACCCGCAACATGCGCCGTGGAACATACGAGCGCGATCTAAAGCCGAAGTTTGGCAACCGGAAACTCATAGAAATTACCCACGAGGATTTGCGGGCGCTGACTGATGCCATTGTGGAACAAGGTAGGCCATCAACGGCGGTAGTTTGCCGTGAGATTATGATGCTGGTCTTTCGTTGGGCCATCGAGCGCGGTCAGAAGGTTGAGAACCCGGCCGATCTGGTGCGCCCGTCAACTATCGCCAAGTTCGAGCCGCGAGACCGAGCACTGACGCCCGAGGAAATCGGGTTGATGTACCAGTATATGGAGCGTATCGGCACCACACCTTCCATTCGAGCGGCCGCCAAACTGCTGTTGCTCACGATGGTACGCAAAAGCGAACTGACCAATGCAACGTGGAGCGAAATCAATTTCATCGATGCGCTCTGGACAATCCCCAAGGAACGGATGAAGCGCCGAAATCCCCATTTGGTGTTTCTGTCTAGGCAGGTGCTGGAGATATTCACCGCCCTGAAAACGTTCGCGGGCGGTTCGGAGTACGTTCTGCCATCGCGCTATGACTCTGACTTACCCATGAGCAGCGCTACGCTCAATCAGGTGCTCACGCTGACCTATCGTCTGGCGCAGAAGGAAGGGCAGTCACTTGGCAAGTTTGGACCGCACGACTTGCGGCGCACAGCTAGCACGCTGCTGCATGAGGCGGGCTATAACACCGACTGGATTGAGAAGTGCCTCGCGCACGAACAGAAGGGCGTGCGAGCCGTCTACAACAAGGCCGAATACCGCGATCAGCGCCGAGCGATGCTACAGGATTGGGCGGACATGATCGACGAGTGGACAATCAGGAAGCCCCGCCTCAAGGACTGA
- the guaA gene encoding glutamine-hydrolyzing GMP synthase — translation MTQNIHKHRILILDFGSQYTQLVARRVREIGVYCELWAWDVSEEQIREFNPSGIILSGGPESTTEAGSPRAPDYVFNAGVPVLGVCYGMQTMAMQLGGHVQGSTEREFGYAQVEIVKESALLRDIEDAISPAGKPLLDVWMSHGDKVTAIPSDFVTVASTDTCPFAIMANEEKRFYGVQFHPEVTHTRQGQRMLERFVLDICQCEALWTPATIIEDAVERIREQVGEDHVILGLSGGVDSSVTAMLLHRAIGKRLTCVFVDNGLLRLNEAKQVMEMFGDHFGLNIVHVEAENRFLTALAGVDEPEAKRKIIGRVFVEVFDEEACKQEQVKWLAQGTIYPDVIESAASATGKAHVIKSHHNVGGLPKEMKLGLVEPLKELFKDEVRKIGLELGLPYDMLFRHPFPGPGLGVRVLGEVKKEYCDLLRRADAIFIEELHKADLYNKVSQAFTVFLPVRSVGVMGDGRKYDWVVSLRAVETIDFMTAHWAHLPYDFLGRVSNRIINEVDGISRVVYDISGKPPATIEWE, via the coding sequence ATGACACAAAATATCCATAAGCATCGCATCCTGATACTGGACTTCGGTTCGCAATACACCCAACTGGTCGCCCGCCGCGTGCGCGAAATCGGCGTTTACTGCGAACTGTGGGCCTGGGACGTTAGCGAAGAGCAGATCCGCGAATTCAACCCAAGCGGCATCATCCTCTCCGGCGGCCCGGAAAGCACCACCGAAGCCGGCAGCCCGCGCGCCCCTGACTATGTGTTCAACGCCGGTGTGCCGGTGCTGGGCGTGTGCTACGGCATGCAGACCATGGCGATGCAGCTGGGTGGCCATGTGCAGGGTTCCACCGAACGCGAGTTCGGCTACGCGCAGGTGGAAATCGTCAAAGAGAGCGCGCTGCTGCGCGACATCGAAGACGCCATCAGCCCGGCCGGCAAACCGCTGCTGGACGTGTGGATGAGCCACGGCGACAAAGTGACCGCGATCCCGTCCGACTTCGTGACCGTCGCCAGCACCGACACCTGCCCGTTCGCCATTATGGCCAACGAAGAAAAACGCTTCTACGGCGTGCAGTTCCACCCGGAAGTGACCCACACTCGCCAGGGCCAGCGCATGCTGGAGCGCTTCGTACTGGACATCTGCCAGTGTGAAGCCCTGTGGACCCCGGCCACCATCATCGAAGATGCGGTCGAGCGCATCCGCGAGCAGGTGGGTGAAGACCACGTGATCCTCGGCCTGTCCGGCGGCGTTGACTCCTCCGTCACCGCGATGCTGTTGCACCGCGCCATCGGCAAACGCCTGACCTGCGTGTTCGTCGACAACGGCCTGCTGCGCCTGAACGAAGCCAAGCAGGTAATGGAAATGTTCGGCGACCACTTCGGCCTGAACATCGTGCACGTCGAAGCGGAAAACCGCTTCCTGACCGCGCTGGCGGGCGTGGACGAGCCGGAAGCCAAGCGCAAGATCATCGGCCGCGTGTTCGTTGAAGTGTTCGACGAAGAAGCCTGCAAGCAAGAGCAGGTGAAATGGCTGGCACAGGGCACCATCTACCCGGACGTGATCGAATCCGCCGCTTCCGCCACCGGCAAAGCGCACGTGATCAAATCGCACCACAACGTGGGCGGCCTGCCGAAAGAGATGAAGCTGGGCCTGGTCGAGCCGCTGAAAGAGCTGTTCAAAGACGAAGTGCGCAAGATCGGCCTGGAGCTGGGCCTGCCGTACGACATGCTGTTCCGTCACCCGTTCCCGGGCCCGGGTCTGGGCGTGCGCGTGCTGGGCGAAGTGAAGAAAGAGTACTGCGATCTGCTGCGCCGCGCTGACGCTATCTTCATCGAAGAGCTGCACAAAGCCGACCTGTACAACAAAGTCAGCCAGGCGTTCACCGTGTTCCTGCCGGTGCGTTCGGTCGGCGTGATGGGCGACGGCCGCAAATACGACTGGGTGGTCTCCCTGCGTGCGGTAGAAACCATCGACTTCATGACCGCGCACTGGGCGCACCTGCCGTATGACTTCCTCGGCCGCGTCTCCAACCGCATCATCAACGAAGTGGACGGCATCTCCCGCGTGGTGTACGACATCAGCGGCAAGCCGCCGGCGACGATCGAGTGGGAGTGA
- the guaB gene encoding IMP dehydrogenase, with amino-acid sequence MLRIAKEALTFDDVLLVPAHSTVLPNTAELGTQLTKTIRLNIPMLSAAMDTVTESGLAIALAQEGGLGFIHKNMSIERQAEEVSRVKKHESGVVTDPQTVTPSTTLQEVKELTARNGFAGYPVVTEDNELVGIITGRDVRFVTDLTQPVTAVMTPKDRLVTVKEGEARDVVLQKMHEKRVEKALVVDDSFHLLGMITVKDFQKAERKPNACKDEHGRLRVGAAVGAGAGNEERVDALVAAGVDVLLIDSSHGHSEGVLQRIRETRAKYPDLQIVGGNVATAAGAKALAEAGVSAVKVGIGPGSICTTRIVTGVGVPQITAIADAVEALEGTGIPVIADGGIRFSGDIAKAIAAGASCVMVGSMLAGTEESPGEIELYQGRSFKSYRGMGSLGAMSKGSSDRYFQTDNAADKLVPEGIEGRVAYKGMLKAIVHQQMGGLRSCMGLTGCATIDDLRTKAEFVRISGAGIQESHVHDVTITKESPNYRMG; translated from the coding sequence ATGCTACGTATCGCTAAAGAAGCTCTGACGTTTGACGACGTCCTCCTGGTTCCAGCCCACTCCACGGTTCTGCCTAACACCGCAGAGCTCGGCACTCAACTGACCAAAACCATCCGCCTGAACATCCCTATGCTGTCCGCAGCCATGGATACCGTTACCGAATCCGGCCTGGCCATCGCGCTGGCGCAGGAAGGCGGCCTGGGCTTCATCCACAAAAACATGTCCATCGAGCGCCAGGCTGAAGAAGTCAGCCGCGTGAAGAAGCATGAAAGCGGCGTAGTTACCGACCCGCAGACCGTTACCCCATCCACCACGCTGCAGGAAGTGAAAGAGCTGACCGCGCGCAACGGCTTTGCCGGTTACCCGGTCGTCACCGAAGACAATGAGCTGGTCGGCATCATCACCGGCCGCGACGTGCGCTTCGTGACCGATCTGACCCAGCCGGTCACCGCGGTCATGACGCCGAAAGATCGCCTGGTCACCGTGAAAGAAGGTGAAGCGCGCGACGTGGTACTGCAGAAGATGCACGAAAAGCGCGTAGAAAAAGCGCTGGTGGTGGACGACAGCTTCCACCTGCTGGGCATGATCACCGTTAAAGACTTCCAAAAAGCGGAACGCAAACCGAACGCCTGTAAAGACGAGCACGGCCGTCTGCGCGTGGGCGCGGCGGTCGGCGCCGGCGCCGGCAACGAAGAGCGCGTTGACGCGCTGGTGGCGGCAGGCGTTGACGTTCTGCTGATCGACTCCTCGCACGGCCACTCCGAAGGCGTGTTGCAGCGCATCCGCGAAACCCGCGCCAAATACCCGGATCTGCAGATCGTCGGCGGCAACGTCGCGACCGCAGCGGGCGCCAAAGCGCTGGCTGAAGCCGGCGTGAGCGCGGTGAAAGTCGGTATCGGCCCTGGCTCCATCTGTACTACCCGCATCGTGACCGGCGTGGGCGTACCGCAGATCACCGCCATCGCCGACGCGGTGGAAGCGCTGGAAGGCACCGGCATCCCGGTTATCGCCGACGGCGGCATCCGCTTCTCCGGCGACATCGCCAAAGCGATCGCCGCGGGCGCATCCTGCGTGATGGTCGGCTCCATGCTGGCGGGCACCGAAGAATCCCCGGGCGAAATCGAGCTGTATCAGGGCCGTTCGTTCAAATCTTACCGCGGCATGGGCTCGCTGGGCGCGATGTCCAAAGGCTCTTCCGACCGTTACTTCCAGACCGATAACGCCGCCGACAAACTGGTGCCGGAAGGTATCGAAGGCCGCGTGGCCTATAAAGGCATGCTGAAAGCCATCGTGCACCAGCAGATGGGCGGCCTGCGCTCCTGCATGGGCCTGACCGGCTGCGCCACCATCGACGATCTGCGCACCAAGGCGGAGTTCGTGCGCATCAGCGGCGCCGGCATTCAGGAAAGCCACGTGCACGACGTGACCATCACCAAAGAGTCGCCGAACTACCGCATGGGCTAA
- the xseA gene encoding exodeoxyribonuclease VII large subunit, translating to MSLPVSPSIFTVSRLNQTVRQLLEMEMGQIWLSAEISNLSQPASGHWYFTLKDDRAQVRCAMFRNSNRRVTFRPQNGQQVLVRASITLYEPRGDYQLIAESMQPAGDGLLQQQFEQLKQRLSAEGLFDQQFKQPLPAPAKRVGVITSASGAALHDILQVLQRRDPSLPIVIYPTSVQGAEAPMQIVRAIEAANRRDECDVLIVGRGGGSLEDLWSFNDERVARAIFASRIPIVSAVGHETDVTIADFVADLRAPTPSAAAELVSRNQLELLRQLQSQQQRLEMAMDYYLAQRQQQFTRIHHRLQQQHPHLRLARQQTLLFKLQRRMEDGMQQQLRLAARRSERAQQRLAQVQPQGRIHRYQQRVQQQEYRLQQAMERQLNAYRQRFGVACSQLETVSPLATLARGYSVTQTPRGELLKTTKQAQVGELLKTRLQDGWVESEVKTITVAKKPRKKRAAE from the coding sequence ATGTCGCTACCTGTTTCGCCTTCCATTTTTACCGTAAGCCGCCTCAATCAGACGGTTCGCCAACTGCTGGAAATGGAAATGGGGCAGATTTGGCTCTCCGCCGAGATCTCCAACCTCTCCCAGCCCGCCTCCGGCCACTGGTATTTCACGCTGAAAGACGATCGCGCCCAGGTGCGCTGCGCGATGTTCCGCAACAGCAACCGCCGCGTCACCTTCCGGCCGCAAAACGGCCAGCAGGTCCTGGTGCGCGCCAGCATTACGCTGTATGAACCGCGCGGCGACTACCAGCTGATCGCCGAGAGCATGCAGCCCGCCGGCGACGGCCTGCTGCAGCAACAGTTCGAGCAGCTGAAACAGCGCCTGAGCGCCGAAGGGCTGTTCGATCAGCAGTTCAAGCAGCCGCTGCCCGCCCCGGCCAAACGCGTCGGGGTGATCACCTCCGCCAGCGGCGCGGCGCTGCACGATATTCTGCAGGTATTGCAGCGGCGCGATCCGTCGTTGCCGATCGTCATCTACCCCACCTCGGTGCAGGGAGCCGAAGCGCCGATGCAGATCGTGCGCGCCATCGAGGCCGCCAACCGCCGCGACGAATGCGACGTGCTGATCGTCGGCCGCGGCGGCGGTTCGCTGGAAGATCTGTGGAGCTTCAACGACGAACGCGTGGCGCGGGCGATCTTCGCCAGCCGCATTCCGATCGTCAGCGCCGTCGGCCATGAAACCGACGTCACCATCGCCGACTTCGTCGCCGATCTGCGCGCGCCGACCCCTTCCGCCGCCGCCGAACTGGTCAGCCGCAATCAGCTCGAGCTGTTGCGCCAGCTGCAGTCGCAGCAGCAGCGGCTGGAGATGGCGATGGATTACTACCTGGCGCAGCGCCAGCAGCAGTTCACCCGCATTCACCACCGTTTACAGCAGCAGCATCCGCATCTGCGCCTGGCGCGCCAGCAGACGCTGCTGTTCAAGCTGCAGCGCCGGATGGAAGACGGCATGCAGCAACAGCTGCGCCTGGCCGCCCGCCGCAGCGAACGCGCCCAGCAGCGGCTGGCGCAGGTGCAGCCGCAGGGCCGCATTCACCGCTACCAACAGCGCGTGCAGCAGCAGGAATACCGCCTGCAGCAAGCGATGGAGCGGCAGCTCAACGCCTACCGCCAGCGCTTCGGCGTGGCCTGCAGCCAGTTGGAAACCGTCAGCCCGCTGGCGACGCTGGCGCGCGGCTACAGCGTGACGCAAACCCCGCGCGGCGAGCTGCTGAAAACCACCAAGCAGGCGCAGGTCGGCGAACTGCTGAAAACCCGCCTGCAGGACGGCTGGGTGGAAAGCGAGGTGAAAACCATCACCGTCGCCAAGAAGCCGCGCAAGAAACGCGCGGCCGAGTAA
- a CDS encoding TIM-barrel domain-containing protein, which translates to MKTLKNWTLAAQHADHVELLVDERHRFCLYVLEDGLFRVLIKREGELALDRTWSIAPQEDVPWEGRDRLSVAGFSLPGYQLRQEGERLMVSTPLLRVTVHQPLWLEWEYCNAAGEWRPLAADRPTSAYLLNAHGDGVAHYQRRFADERYYGLGEKAGDLERTGRRFEMRNLDAMGYNAASTDPLYKHIPFTITRGPEASFGLFYDNLSSSWLDLGNEIDNYHAAYRRYQAEAGDLDYYLFLGPKVLDVTKAFVRLTGRTHFGPKWSLGYSGSTMHYTDAPDAQQQLQQFIALCRQHAIPCDSFQLSSGYTSINNKRYVFNWNYDKVPQPKQLSQAFHDAGLRLAANIKPCLLQDHPQYQEVAAQGLFIRDSQSDAPERSSFWDDEGSHLDFTNPAAVRWWQQGVTQQLLEMGIDSTWNDNNEYEVWDGEARCHGFGRPIAIKHIRPVMPLLMMRASMEAQQRFAPQKRPYLISRSGCAGMQRYVQTWSGDNRTSWQTLRYNIRMGLGMSLSGLYNLGHDVGGFSGDKPDAELLVRWVQNGVMHPRFTIHSWNDDATVNEPWMYPAATPAVREAINLRYRLLPYFYTLLWQACADDEPMLRPTFLDHEQDARTFDENDDFLIGRDLLVASVVEPGQRRRSVYLPDNGEGWYCFYSGQWFGDGQTVTLAAPLERLPLLVRAGAALPLSQRLAHVDVAADDRRELRLFPLKGCGASSGLLFEDDGESEGWRQGDALWLRWEMRCDHQRIMLDITTEGRFRPAWRTLALSLPEGEMRALWVNGEPGERFTLE; encoded by the coding sequence ATGAAAACCTTGAAAAACTGGACGCTGGCGGCGCAGCATGCCGACCACGTTGAGCTGCTGGTCGATGAACGCCACCGTTTCTGCCTGTACGTGCTGGAAGACGGTCTATTCCGCGTGTTGATCAAACGTGAGGGCGAACTGGCGCTGGATCGCACCTGGAGCATCGCGCCGCAGGAGGATGTGCCCTGGGAGGGGCGCGATCGGCTCAGCGTCGCCGGCTTCAGCCTGCCGGGCTATCAGCTGCGCCAGGAGGGCGAGCGGCTGATGGTCAGTACGCCGCTGCTGCGCGTGACGGTGCATCAGCCGCTGTGGCTGGAATGGGAATATTGCAACGCCGCCGGCGAATGGCGGCCGCTGGCGGCGGACCGGCCGACCAGCGCCTACCTGCTCAATGCGCACGGCGACGGCGTGGCGCACTATCAGCGGCGTTTCGCCGATGAGCGTTATTACGGCCTGGGGGAGAAGGCCGGCGATCTGGAACGCACCGGCCGCCGCTTCGAAATGCGCAACCTGGACGCGATGGGCTACAACGCCGCCAGCACCGATCCGCTGTACAAGCACATTCCGTTCACCATCACCCGCGGGCCGGAGGCGAGCTTCGGCCTGTTTTACGACAACCTGAGCAGCAGCTGGTTGGATCTGGGCAACGAGATCGACAACTACCACGCGGCCTATCGCCGCTATCAGGCCGAAGCGGGCGATCTGGATTACTACCTGTTCCTCGGGCCGAAGGTCTTGGACGTCACCAAGGCCTTCGTGCGCCTGACCGGCCGCACCCACTTCGGGCCGAAGTGGAGCCTGGGCTACAGCGGTTCGACCATGCACTACACCGACGCGCCGGATGCCCAGCAGCAGCTGCAGCAGTTCATCGCGCTGTGCCGTCAACACGCCATTCCCTGCGACTCTTTCCAGCTGTCGTCGGGCTACACCTCGATCAATAACAAGCGCTACGTGTTCAACTGGAACTACGACAAGGTGCCGCAGCCCAAGCAACTGAGCCAGGCGTTTCACGACGCCGGCCTCAGGCTGGCGGCCAACATCAAGCCGTGCCTGCTGCAGGATCACCCGCAGTATCAGGAGGTGGCGGCGCAGGGGCTGTTTATCCGCGATTCGCAAAGCGACGCACCCGAGCGCTCCAGCTTCTGGGACGATGAGGGATCGCACCTCGACTTCACCAACCCGGCGGCGGTGCGCTGGTGGCAGCAGGGTGTCACGCAGCAGCTGCTGGAGATGGGCATCGACTCGACCTGGAACGACAACAACGAGTACGAAGTGTGGGACGGCGAAGCGCGCTGCCACGGCTTCGGGCGGCCGATCGCCATCAAGCACATCCGCCCGGTGATGCCGCTGCTGATGATGCGCGCCTCGATGGAGGCCCAGCAGCGCTTCGCGCCGCAGAAGCGGCCGTACCTGATCTCGCGCTCCGGCTGCGCCGGCATGCAGCGCTACGTGCAGACCTGGAGCGGCGACAACCGCACCAGCTGGCAGACGTTGCGCTACAACATCCGCATGGGGCTGGGCATGAGCCTGTCGGGGTTGTATAACCTCGGCCACGACGTCGGCGGCTTCTCCGGCGACAAACCGGACGCGGAACTGCTGGTACGCTGGGTACAAAACGGCGTGATGCATCCGCGTTTCACTATCCACTCCTGGAACGACGACGCCACGGTCAATGAACCCTGGATGTACCCGGCCGCCACCCCGGCGGTGCGCGAGGCGATCAACCTGCGTTACCGGCTGCTGCCGTATTTCTACACCCTGCTATGGCAGGCCTGCGCGGACGACGAGCCGATGCTGCGCCCGACCTTTCTCGATCATGAACAGGATGCGCGCACCTTCGACGAGAACGACGATTTTCTGATCGGCCGCGATCTGCTGGTGGCCAGCGTAGTGGAGCCGGGGCAGCGCCGGCGTTCGGTGTATCTGCCGGACAACGGCGAAGGCTGGTACTGCTTCTACAGCGGCCAGTGGTTCGGCGACGGCCAGACGGTGACGCTGGCGGCTCCGCTGGAGCGTTTGCCGCTGCTGGTGCGCGCCGGGGCGGCGCTGCCGCTGTCGCAGCGGCTGGCGCATGTGGACGTGGCCGCCGACGATCGGCGCGAGCTGCGGCTGTTTCCGCTCAAGGGCTGCGGCGCAAGCAGCGGGCTGTTGTTTGAGGACGACGGTGAAAGCGAAGGCTGGCGACAGGGCGATGCGCTGTGGCTGCGTTGGGAAATGCGCTGCGACCATCAGCGCATCATGCTGGATATCACGACGGAAGGGCGTTTCCGCCCGGCCTGGCGCACGTTGGCGCTCAGCCTGCCGGAAGGCGAAATGCGCGCGCTGTGGGTGAACGGCGAACCGGGCGAGCGTTTTACGCTGGAGTAG
- a CDS encoding MFS transporter, giving the protein MSVEINQAVAQSGRRKFKSLRWWMLALFLLGVTVNYITRNSLGILAPELKTSLNMSTEQYAWVVASFQLAYTVFQPICGWLIDVIGLKMGFLICAGIWAVVCMLHAGAGSWLQLAILRFFMGGAEAAATPANAKAISDWFPKKERPIAAGWAGVGFSIGAMLAPPIIVIAHVSFGWQGAFLFSGGLALIWVVLWWLFYHSPQQHPNLSQQELDLIREDNEPVLPKLPFLTSLASLCKNKKFYGIAIPAFLAEPAWAVFSFWVPLYLATERGMDLKQIAMFAWLPFLAADIGSVASGYLTTLYRKWFGCSRVNSVVASSVTGAFLMVSLAFVAITQDPYVAIALISIGGFGHQVISCMLSALVVESFDKNQMATVNGMRGSSAWIASFLFTLLIGAVSDTIGFNPLFIAMGFFDLIGALFLIALIAERGGKKTPSHS; this is encoded by the coding sequence ATGAGTGTGGAGATCAATCAGGCGGTCGCGCAGAGCGGCCGGCGCAAGTTCAAATCGCTGCGCTGGTGGATGCTGGCGCTGTTCTTGCTGGGTGTCACGGTCAACTACATCACCCGCAACTCGCTGGGCATTCTGGCGCCGGAGCTGAAAACCAGCCTGAACATGAGCACCGAGCAATATGCCTGGGTGGTGGCGTCGTTCCAGCTGGCCTACACGGTGTTTCAGCCGATCTGCGGCTGGCTGATCGACGTTATCGGCCTGAAGATGGGCTTTCTGATCTGCGCCGGCATCTGGGCGGTGGTGTGCATGCTGCACGCCGGCGCCGGCAGCTGGCTGCAACTGGCCATTCTGCGTTTCTTCATGGGGGGCGCGGAGGCGGCGGCCACCCCGGCCAACGCCAAGGCGATCTCCGACTGGTTTCCGAAGAAGGAGCGGCCGATCGCCGCCGGCTGGGCCGGCGTCGGTTTCTCCATCGGCGCCATGCTGGCGCCGCCGATCATCGTCATCGCTCACGTCTCTTTCGGCTGGCAGGGCGCCTTCCTGTTCTCCGGCGGGCTGGCGCTGATCTGGGTGGTGCTGTGGTGGCTGTTCTACCACTCGCCGCAGCAGCACCCGAACCTCAGCCAGCAAGAGTTGGATCTGATCCGCGAAGACAACGAGCCGGTGTTGCCGAAGCTGCCGTTCCTCACCTCGCTGGCCAGCCTGTGCAAGAACAAGAAGTTTTACGGCATCGCCATCCCGGCCTTTCTCGCCGAGCCGGCCTGGGCGGTATTCAGCTTCTGGGTGCCGCTGTACCTGGCCACCGAACGCGGCATGGATCTGAAACAGATCGCGATGTTCGCCTGGCTGCCGTTCCTGGCGGCGGATATCGGCAGCGTCGCCAGCGGCTATCTCACCACCCTGTACCGCAAATGGTTCGGCTGCAGCCGCGTCAACTCGGTGGTCGCCAGCTCGGTGACCGGCGCTTTCCTGATGGTGTCGCTGGCGTTCGTGGCGATCACCCAAGATCCCTATGTGGCGATCGCGCTGATCTCGATCGGCGGCTTCGGCCACCAGGTGATCTCCTGCATGCTCAGCGCCTTGGTGGTGGAGTCGTTCGATAAAAACCAGATGGCGACGGTCAACGGCATGCGCGGATCCAGCGCCTGGATCGCCAGCTTCCTGTTCACGCTGCTGATCGGCGCGGTATCCGACACCATCGGCTTCAACCCGCTGTTCATCGCCATGGGTTTCTTCGACCTGATCGGCGCCCTGTTCCTGATTGCCCTGATCGCCGAACGCGGCGGTAAGAAAACACCTTCACACAGCTAA